In Halosegnis marinus, one genomic interval encodes:
- a CDS encoding aldo/keto reductase, with protein MKRDASWAYRNRFHESFARTYFRRFGDGLVSSVGVGTYLGEATDGADERYHAALVEALESGVNLLDTAVNYRHQRSERVVGRALADADVDRDAVLVATKGGFVPFDGERPDDPGTYVRETYPGREFVRGNCIEPGYLDGQLDRSLENLGLDAVDLYYVHNPETQLEEHDRETVYDALEAAFTRLEERAAAGDLRHYGVATWEAFRVPADHPSYLSLPEVVRRARAASDAAGTTSTHLRAIQLPFNVHMADAFTVESHESADGPQSALWFAHEAGLDVFASAPLMQGELADGLPEAVAARLDGDTSAQRAINFARSAPGVTAALVGTGSPEHVAENVAAGTFPPLGADAFDEVFE; from the coding sequence ATGAAGCGCGACGCGTCGTGGGCCTACCGGAACCGTTTCCACGAGTCGTTCGCCCGCACGTACTTCCGCCGGTTCGGCGACGGCCTCGTCTCCTCCGTCGGCGTCGGCACCTACCTCGGCGAGGCGACCGACGGGGCGGACGAGCGGTACCACGCGGCGCTCGTCGAGGCGCTCGAAAGCGGCGTGAACCTCCTCGACACGGCGGTGAACTACCGACACCAGCGCTCCGAGCGCGTCGTCGGGCGAGCGCTCGCCGACGCCGACGTGGACCGCGATGCCGTCCTCGTGGCGACGAAGGGCGGCTTCGTCCCGTTCGACGGCGAGCGGCCCGACGACCCCGGCACCTACGTCCGCGAGACGTACCCGGGCCGCGAGTTCGTCCGCGGCAACTGCATCGAGCCGGGCTACCTCGACGGCCAGCTCGACCGCTCGCTGGAGAACCTCGGCCTCGACGCCGTGGACCTCTACTACGTCCACAACCCCGAGACGCAGCTGGAGGAACACGACCGGGAGACGGTGTACGACGCGCTGGAGGCGGCCTTCACGCGGCTCGAGGAGCGCGCGGCCGCGGGCGACCTCCGGCACTACGGCGTGGCGACGTGGGAGGCGTTCCGCGTCCCCGCCGACCACCCCTCGTACCTCTCGCTCCCCGAGGTCGTCCGCCGGGCGCGCGCCGCCTCGGACGCCGCGGGGACCACCTCGACGCACCTGCGGGCGATTCAGCTCCCGTTCAACGTCCACATGGCCGACGCGTTCACCGTCGAGAGCCACGAGAGCGCCGACGGCCCCCAGAGCGCGCTGTGGTTCGCCCACGAGGCCGGCCTCGACGTGTTCGCGAGCGCGCCGCTGATGCAGGGGGAGCTGGCCGACGGACTGCCGGAAGCCGTCGCGGCGCGGCTCGACGGCGACACGTCGGCCCAGCGGGCCATCAACTTCGCGCGCTCCGCGCCGGGCGTGACGGCGGCGCTCGTCGGAACGGGGTCGCCCGAACACGTCGCGGAGAACGTCGCCGCCGGAACCTTCCCGCCGCTGGGGGCCGACGCGTTCGACGAGGTGTTCGAGTGA
- a CDS encoding DHH family phosphoesterase produces MATAPAGSAAWAPEGAVRSVGTAVEQRPELFAAAVVVGLVLVALAVLALRRFRRHPGERLRRTLAEHDSVAILMHPDPDPDAMGSALGLAHLADTVGTETRLCYPGEIRRHENRAFRTVLDLDFERVTEAAELFGEAVVVVDHDEPRGFEGAETVEPLAVVDHHPGDGVGTAFTDVRDGYGACATIVTEYLRGVGMTPDGEGDARLPAGVASALLYGIQTDTTYLSRGCSAAEFDCCEFLFPAIDGDVLDRIANPPVDSETLDVKARAIRERTVRMPFVVSDVGTVSNVDTVPQAAEELLRLEGATAVVVFGEKDGVYHLSGRSRDDRVHMGHALELAVAELIDAGAGGHARMGGGQVPDDGVAPPELADRLFTAMNGEEA; encoded by the coding sequence ATGGCAACGGCGCCGGCCGGGAGCGCGGCGTGGGCCCCCGAGGGGGCGGTCCGGTCCGTCGGGACGGCCGTCGAACAGCGACCGGAGCTGTTCGCGGCGGCGGTCGTCGTCGGACTGGTCCTCGTCGCGCTGGCCGTGCTCGCCCTCAGGCGGTTCCGGCGGCACCCCGGCGAGCGGCTCCGCCGGACGCTCGCGGAGCACGACTCCGTGGCGATACTGATGCACCCCGACCCCGACCCGGACGCGATGGGGTCGGCGCTGGGGCTCGCACACCTCGCCGACACGGTCGGTACCGAGACGCGCCTGTGTTACCCCGGGGAGATACGCCGCCACGAGAACCGGGCGTTCCGGACCGTCCTCGACCTGGACTTCGAGCGCGTCACCGAGGCCGCGGAGCTGTTCGGCGAGGCGGTCGTGGTGGTTGACCACGACGAGCCGCGGGGGTTCGAGGGCGCGGAGACCGTCGAGCCGCTGGCGGTCGTGGACCACCACCCCGGCGACGGAGTCGGCACGGCGTTCACCGACGTCCGCGACGGCTACGGGGCCTGTGCGACCATCGTCACGGAGTACCTCCGCGGCGTCGGCATGACGCCCGACGGGGAGGGGGACGCCCGGCTGCCGGCCGGCGTCGCCTCGGCGCTGCTGTACGGCATCCAGACGGACACGACGTATCTGAGCCGCGGCTGTTCGGCCGCGGAGTTCGACTGCTGTGAGTTCCTCTTCCCGGCCATCGACGGCGACGTGCTCGACCGCATCGCCAACCCCCCGGTGGACTCCGAGACGCTCGACGTGAAGGCCCGGGCCATCCGCGAGCGGACGGTGCGGATGCCGTTCGTCGTCAGCGACGTGGGGACGGTGTCGAACGTCGATACGGTGCCGCAGGCCGCCGAGGAACTCCTCCGGCTGGAGGGCGCGACGGCCGTCGTCGTCTTCGGGGAGAAGGACGGCGTCTATCACCTCTCCGGGCGCTCGCGCGACGACCGGGTCCACATGGGCCACGCCCTGGAACTGGCCGTCGCGGAGCTGATAGACGCGGGGGCCGGCGGCCACGCCCGGATGGGCGGCGGACAGGTCCCGGACGACGGCGTCGCCCCGCCGGAACTGGCCGACCGGCTGTTCACGGCGATGAACGGCGAGGAGGCGTAG
- a CDS encoding SDR family oxidoreductase — MRVAILGCGYVGLELARQLSGDHEVTGVRLSDLDAVRATGADAVAADVTEPDDLAAVPDADAIVFAASSGGRGADAAREVYVEGLRTAIDVFADRDSPPERLVYTSSTGVYGDHDGDWVDESTPIEPTTEKTAVLAEAERLATEYAAERDIDGRVARFAGLYGPDRYRLERYLEGPVTAGYLNMVHRDDAAGAVAHLLGDADAPVVNVCDDEPADKHAFADWLADECGVPRPEKRSKRERLAEGDLSEAAERRVLTSKRVANDLLRETGYDLRYPTYREGYRAAVEAYRAG; from the coding sequence ATGCGGGTCGCGATACTCGGCTGCGGCTACGTCGGCCTCGAACTCGCCCGGCAGCTGTCGGGCGACCACGAGGTGACGGGCGTGCGCCTCTCGGACCTCGACGCGGTGCGCGCGACGGGCGCGGACGCCGTGGCGGCGGACGTGACCGAACCCGACGACCTCGCGGCGGTCCCGGACGCCGACGCCATCGTCTTCGCCGCTTCCTCGGGCGGGCGCGGCGCCGACGCCGCGCGAGAGGTGTACGTCGAGGGGTTGCGGACGGCTATCGACGTGTTCGCCGACCGCGACTCGCCCCCGGAGCGGCTCGTCTACACCTCCTCGACGGGCGTCTACGGCGACCACGACGGCGACTGGGTCGACGAGTCGACGCCCATCGAGCCGACGACGGAGAAGACCGCCGTCCTCGCGGAGGCGGAACGGCTCGCGACCGAGTACGCGGCCGAGCGCGATATCGACGGACGCGTCGCGCGCTTCGCCGGGCTCTACGGTCCCGACCGCTACCGGCTGGAGCGGTACCTGGAGGGGCCGGTAACGGCCGGCTACCTGAACATGGTCCACCGCGACGACGCCGCGGGCGCGGTCGCCCATCTGCTCGGCGACGCGGACGCGCCGGTCGTGAACGTCTGTGACGACGAGCCGGCCGACAAACACGCCTTCGCGGACTGGCTCGCCGACGAGTGCGGCGTCCCCCGGCCCGAGAAGCGCTCGAAGCGGGAACGGCTGGCCGAGGGCGACCTCTCGGAAGCGGCCGAACGGCGGGTCCTGACCAGCAAGCGCGTCGCGAACGACCTGCTCCGCGAGACCGGCTACGACCTCCGGTACCCGACCTACCGCGAGGGGTACCGCGCGGCGGTCGAGGCGTACCGCGCGGGCTGA
- a CDS encoding DUF5791 family protein, with translation MFHELVSDPGEHTPEELYAALAAELADAVESAGVDAVAARTDLDRETVAAVAAGDAPELTLEEAAALLAAAEDDDAESIVLLSRDALMMGMSQAVLDVEALAAEAGGDLEAREVQSKIEGRFPMTLREFALLHATIRARVR, from the coding sequence GTGTTCCACGAACTGGTCTCAGACCCCGGCGAGCACACGCCGGAGGAACTGTACGCGGCGCTCGCGGCCGAACTCGCCGACGCCGTCGAATCCGCGGGGGTCGACGCCGTCGCGGCGCGGACGGACCTCGACCGTGAGACCGTCGCGGCGGTCGCGGCCGGCGACGCGCCCGAACTGACGCTGGAGGAAGCCGCTGCGCTGCTGGCGGCCGCGGAGGACGACGACGCCGAGAGCATCGTCCTGCTGTCGCGCGACGCGCTGATGATGGGGATGTCGCAGGCCGTCCTCGACGTGGAGGCGCTGGCCGCGGAGGCGGGCGGCGACCTCGAAGCCCGCGAGGTGCAGTCGAAGATAGAGGGCCGGTTCCCGATGACGCTTCGGGAGTTCGCCCTGTTACACGCGACCATCCGCGCGCGGGTCCGCTGA
- a CDS encoding DUF7286 family protein: MNERARVPFALVGVLLLAGSATMSGALGGVTVTEPDTEAALEEARVALGGDLRDATRTAAREAAANPVVATANTTLGRALAATGDPFRASLELRAYLALRDRLDRTTAQGVRAAPSLPRLSTAADLRAVLARTSVEAVDEADALRVTVENVTLVATRDGRTVERVRVSPTVEVASSVLALHERTVRFDRRLDADATAPGLARRATARLYAMAWTRGVAQYGGAPIANVVGNRHVAVATNGALLAEQRAVFGTADDAAVRATRTAATRAAGADLLAGAGASGAESTALIRAADGAVPGSTLDPTRAADTPAVGPEDTLAVGVNATADRAFRRFVDGGLAAAIAATYRVRAERRVAVTTLGTTRTGRAAPDGENWTFVARNVTTGLSVASANATDIGAASPRHVVSSAAREVTKRRTVVRRWRRGNRTARTTEVVTTRERVRVAVVGRHDGGPAPVREIEPVHERGGVLDGPNLGAVGERATDRLVAERGGTDAVARRAVAGTLGPNRTTLSGEPPDELRAWVYRDLVGLRERVRNVSVAVERGAVGTYDANPAAALAAAVRERRAALLDAPPTYDGVADRARVAARAAYLDAVLSALDRRADRRRDAGDRFASVLADHGLSRDRLGALLDARGEVSSGANGTVSGERVAVEGAPAYLSLSRVDRAATDARGNGSTVPLAARNTNLFTVPYGDVADSVVGELFGERRVRLRSAARALRGAEGVAAETDDERASARRERIRDAVRAAVDRRREALRHRLAEAGVGSSSDDRRAVVAAGLDRWTTPATRALALANGSAAAAVAGVAAERYPETVAETEARDRLRLALRAAATSGDGVPQSAVNAGVTATRRLATEAATRAAARAANRTATVATERVERRLGRSLARVPSGLPVTPLPSQWYATTNVWTVEARGAYDRFVVRSREGFPGRTLAYVRDGGAVGIDWDGDGDAEHAGRASEVDLSVETAVVVVVPPGGQGVGDTDGNADERSAGW, translated from the coding sequence GTGAACGAGCGCGCGCGCGTCCCGTTCGCCCTCGTCGGCGTCCTCCTGCTCGCCGGGAGCGCGACGATGTCCGGCGCGCTCGGGGGCGTGACGGTGACGGAGCCGGACACCGAGGCCGCGCTGGAGGAGGCCCGCGTCGCGCTCGGCGGCGACCTCCGCGACGCGACGCGGACGGCGGCCCGCGAGGCCGCGGCGAACCCGGTCGTCGCGACCGCGAACACGACGCTCGGGCGGGCGCTCGCCGCGACCGGCGACCCGTTCCGCGCGTCGCTCGAACTGCGGGCCTACCTCGCGCTCCGCGACCGGCTGGACCGGACGACGGCACAGGGGGTCCGCGCCGCCCCGTCGCTCCCCCGACTCTCGACGGCCGCCGACCTCCGGGCCGTGCTGGCACGGACGAGCGTGGAAGCGGTAGACGAGGCGGACGCCCTCCGCGTGACCGTCGAGAACGTCACGCTCGTCGCGACCCGCGACGGCCGAACGGTCGAACGCGTGCGCGTCTCGCCGACGGTCGAGGTCGCCTCGTCCGTGCTCGCGCTCCACGAGCGGACGGTTCGGTTCGACCGACGGCTCGACGCCGACGCGACCGCACCGGGGCTGGCGCGCCGCGCGACCGCCCGCCTCTACGCGATGGCGTGGACTCGCGGGGTAGCACAGTACGGCGGCGCGCCGATCGCCAACGTCGTCGGCAACCGCCACGTCGCGGTGGCGACGAACGGGGCGCTGCTCGCCGAACAGCGCGCGGTCTTCGGCACGGCCGACGACGCCGCGGTCCGGGCGACCCGAACCGCCGCGACCCGGGCGGCGGGCGCGGACCTGCTCGCCGGCGCGGGCGCCTCGGGCGCGGAGTCGACCGCCCTGATTCGGGCCGCGGACGGCGCGGTCCCCGGCTCGACGCTCGACCCGACGAGAGCCGCCGACACGCCGGCGGTCGGCCCGGAGGACACCCTCGCGGTCGGCGTGAACGCGACCGCCGACCGGGCGTTCCGCAGGTTCGTCGACGGGGGCCTCGCGGCCGCGATAGCCGCGACCTACCGCGTCCGGGCTGAGCGACGCGTGGCCGTGACGACCCTCGGGACGACGCGGACGGGGCGCGCCGCGCCCGACGGCGAGAACTGGACGTTCGTCGCCCGGAACGTGACGACCGGGCTGTCGGTGGCGAGCGCGAACGCGACGGACATCGGAGCCGCGTCCCCCCGACACGTCGTCTCCTCGGCGGCCCGCGAGGTGACAAAGCGCCGGACCGTCGTCCGGCGCTGGCGACGCGGGAACCGAACCGCCCGCACCACCGAGGTCGTGACGACCCGCGAACGGGTCCGCGTCGCCGTCGTCGGTCGCCACGACGGCGGCCCGGCACCCGTCCGGGAGATCGAGCCCGTTCACGAGCGCGGCGGCGTCCTCGACGGCCCGAACCTCGGCGCCGTCGGCGAGCGCGCCACGGACCGACTCGTAGCGGAGCGCGGCGGTACCGACGCCGTCGCTCGCCGCGCGGTCGCCGGGACGCTCGGGCCGAACCGGACGACGCTGTCCGGCGAACCGCCGGACGAGCTACGGGCGTGGGTGTACCGCGACCTCGTCGGCCTGCGCGAGCGCGTCCGAAACGTCTCCGTCGCGGTCGAGCGCGGCGCGGTCGGGACCTACGACGCGAACCCGGCGGCCGCACTCGCCGCGGCGGTCCGCGAGCGGCGCGCGGCGCTGCTCGACGCGCCGCCGACCTACGACGGCGTGGCGGACCGCGCCCGCGTCGCCGCGCGGGCCGCGTACCTCGACGCGGTGCTGTCCGCGCTCGACCGCCGTGCCGACCGCCGGCGGGACGCGGGCGACCGTTTCGCGTCGGTGCTCGCCGACCACGGACTCTCCCGGGACCGGCTCGGGGCACTGCTCGACGCCCGAGGGGAAGTGAGTTCGGGGGCGAACGGAACGGTGTCGGGCGAGCGGGTCGCCGTCGAGGGCGCCCCGGCGTATCTCTCGTTGTCGCGGGTCGACCGCGCGGCGACGGACGCGCGTGGGAACGGCTCGACCGTCCCGCTCGCGGCCCGGAACACGAACCTGTTCACGGTTCCCTACGGCGACGTCGCGGACAGCGTCGTCGGGGAACTGTTCGGCGAGCGGCGCGTCCGCCTGCGGTCGGCGGCACGGGCGCTCCGGGGCGCCGAGGGAGTGGCCGCCGAGACGGACGACGAGCGGGCGAGCGCGCGGCGCGAGCGGATCCGCGACGCCGTCCGCGCGGCCGTCGACCGCCGACGGGAGGCGCTGCGACACCGGCTCGCCGAGGCGGGGGTCGGGAGCAGTTCCGATGACCGGCGCGCCGTCGTCGCCGCCGGACTCGACCGCTGGACGACCCCGGCGACCCGCGCGCTCGCGCTGGCGAACGGCTCGGCTGCGGCTGCCGTCGCCGGTGTCGCGGCCGAACGGTACCCCGAGACGGTCGCCGAAACCGAGGCGCGGGACCGGCTCCGGCTCGCCCTCCGTGCCGCGGCGACGAGCGGTGACGGGGTTCCCCAGTCCGCGGTGAACGCCGGCGTGACGGCGACACGCCGGCTCGCGACGGAGGCGGCGACGCGGGCCGCCGCGCGGGCCGCGAACCGAACCGCGACCGTGGCGACGGAGCGGGTCGAACGGCGCCTCGGACGCTCGCTGGCCCGCGTCCCGTCGGGGCTCCCCGTCACCCCGCTGCCGAGCCAGTGGTACGCGACCACGAACGTCTGGACCGTCGAGGCGCGCGGCGCGTACGACCGCTTCGTCGTGCGGTCGCGCGAGGGTTTCCCCGGCCGGACGCTCGCGTACGTCCGCGACGGGGGCGCGGTCGGCATCGACTGGGACGGGGACGGGGACGCGGAGCACGCGGGCCGCGCGAGCGAGGTCGACCTCTCGGTCGAGACGGCCGTCGTGGTCGTCGTGCCGCCCGGCGGACAGGGCGTCGGCGACACGGACGGGAACGCCGACGAGCGCTCTGCCGGCTGGTGA
- a CDS encoding DUF7284 family protein, with protein MSRGVSTVLDAALFLLLVSAAATTLAAPHGTPPAPDAEPSATVVSRVSVSVNYSLAPGAAGAPERFPRVGETFDRHAHGRLAGLLARGAVRNTTVGGTELARTSDGYERAVAAAVANATGTRTRVLTVWQPYEGADVGGRLAAGPEPPRDASVASRVLRVETAAGGARARALAAANRSGYAGVARVLANATTRVLFPREGMTNALAADYPTDRLAARRYARADRLFGADTTAAIERGDAAAANERLRRALREGYERRVRAAFDSPAAAARAVRAGEVRIVVRRWSA; from the coding sequence GTGAGCCGCGGCGTCAGTACCGTGCTCGACGCGGCGCTGTTTCTGTTGCTCGTCTCGGCCGCGGCGACGACGCTCGCGGCGCCACACGGAACGCCGCCCGCGCCGGACGCGGAGCCGTCCGCGACGGTCGTCTCGCGGGTGTCGGTCTCGGTGAACTACTCGCTCGCGCCCGGCGCGGCCGGGGCACCGGAGCGGTTCCCCCGCGTCGGGGAGACGTTCGACCGGCACGCACACGGTCGGCTCGCGGGCCTGCTCGCGCGCGGCGCGGTGCGGAACACGACCGTCGGCGGGACCGAACTCGCCCGGACGAGCGACGGGTACGAGCGTGCCGTCGCCGCGGCCGTCGCGAACGCCACCGGGACGCGGACACGGGTCCTGACGGTGTGGCAGCCGTACGAGGGCGCCGACGTCGGGGGACGCCTCGCTGCCGGCCCGGAGCCGCCGCGGGACGCGTCCGTGGCGAGTCGGGTGCTGCGGGTCGAGACGGCCGCGGGTGGGGCCAGGGCACGCGCGCTCGCCGCCGCGAACCGCTCGGGCTACGCCGGCGTCGCCCGGGTCCTCGCGAACGCGACGACCCGGGTGCTGTTCCCCCGCGAGGGGATGACGAACGCGCTGGCCGCGGACTACCCGACCGACCGGCTCGCCGCGCGCCGCTACGCGCGGGCCGACCGACTGTTCGGCGCGGACACCACGGCGGCAATCGAGCGCGGGGACGCCGCGGCGGCGAACGAACGGCTCCGGCGCGCGCTCCGTGAGGGGTACGAACGACGAGTACGGGCGGCGTTCGACTCCCCGGCCGCGGCCGCGCGTGCCGTCCGCGCCGGCGAGGTCCGGATCGTCGTCCGGCGGTGGTCGGCGTGA
- a CDS encoding DUF7285 family protein — MSRSSDRAQAEPLAALVAVAAVCLALSAYAGVVDDVLPREGPSPEARLDAVADDLAPAGVVPPARVDSIPLPEGTNVSLAVGNRSWTRGPTPPRVAASARRRVPVRVGPGRVVPGRLRVSVW; from the coding sequence ATGTCACGCTCGTCGGATAGGGCGCAGGCCGAGCCGCTGGCGGCGCTCGTCGCCGTCGCGGCGGTCTGTCTCGCGCTCTCGGCGTACGCCGGCGTCGTCGACGACGTGCTACCGCGGGAGGGGCCGAGTCCGGAAGCGCGACTCGACGCGGTCGCGGACGACCTCGCGCCGGCCGGCGTCGTCCCGCCCGCTCGGGTTGATTCGATTCCGCTCCCGGAGGGAACGAACGTCTCGCTCGCCGTCGGGAACCGCTCGTGGACGCGGGGACCGACCCCGCCACGGGTCGCGGCGAGCGCCCGACGCCGCGTGCCCGTTCGCGTCGGGCCCGGCCGCGTCGTCCCCGGGCGACTCCGGGTGAGCGTCTGGTGA
- a CDS encoding DUF7283 family protein — translation MFDAPIDGWYAWLGASLVAAGALGVAAGLPTAPPPDAAGAARTVDSLAASAYAGSETASLDRADRIRLTPRGVSLRGPDGTAHADFEYGPVTPVRDDGPLAAVLAGEPPGDVFADPTEFAVVAHGARTGDPGWRAAPDRLRVRRVTWGGVDVTLVG, via the coding sequence GTGTTCGACGCACCAATCGACGGTTGGTACGCGTGGCTCGGCGCGAGCCTCGTCGCCGCGGGCGCGCTCGGGGTCGCTGCCGGCCTCCCGACCGCCCCGCCGCCGGACGCCGCGGGCGCGGCTCGGACGGTCGACTCGCTCGCCGCGAGCGCGTACGCGGGCAGCGAAACGGCATCGCTCGACCGGGCCGACCGGATACGGCTCACGCCCCGCGGCGTCTCGCTCCGCGGGCCGGACGGCACGGCACACGCGGACTTCGAGTACGGACCCGTCACGCCCGTCCGCGACGACGGCCCGCTCGCGGCGGTGCTCGCCGGCGAGCCGCCCGGTGACGTGTTCGCCGACCCGACCGAGTTCGCCGTGGTCGCACACGGCGCTCGAACCGGCGACCCCGGGTGGCGAGCCGCGCCCGACCGGCTCCGCGTCCGCCGCGTCACGTGGGGAGGTGTCGATGTCACGCTCGTCGGATAG
- a CDS encoding type II secretion system protein has translation MSLLGALARLAPAEPEPTADLAVALRLLGRSDTATYRRAADGLAVTVGGVGLLATALAPTRLRPAVLLVAVALALGGREVALRGPKLAAGALRRRALGTAPWLVCRAAMRLRVTPTREAAAAFAARDPAGPLDRGLAASVRRARGTGDAGFGDFLDRWGDRFPPLRRGLRLLESAAEAPADERDRGIDRALDAVLAGVRERAAGDAAALRGPVTAVYAFGVLLPLAFVAALPATRVAGLPVSVPVVVAVYDLALPLGLLVASAWLVANRPVAFPATPVPRDHPDVPDAPWGALAAGVAVAACAWVVAPRLLPAWTPPVAAAGFGVGTALVFRFRPYREVRAEVRAVEEGLPDALYAVGRRVADGDPVETALVAAGAESDTPAAALLAEAADRGSALGVGVRDSLLGEHGAVGDLPSRRVADAARLFADAAREGRPAGPALVAAGEHLADLARVEREARRSVRHATGTIGNTAAVFGPLVGGVTVALAGRVGGSEFGEALPQGPLAVAVGGYVLLLAVLLTALATGLERGFDRALVGYRVGLALLAATATYLAAVVAGGLVA, from the coding sequence GTGAGCCTCCTCGGCGCGCTCGCACGGCTCGCACCGGCCGAACCCGAGCCGACTGCCGACCTCGCGGTCGCGCTCCGGCTGCTCGGTCGGTCGGACACCGCGACCTACCGTCGCGCGGCGGACGGGCTGGCGGTCACGGTCGGCGGCGTGGGTCTGCTCGCGACCGCGCTCGCGCCGACCCGTCTCCGGCCCGCCGTGCTCCTCGTCGCCGTCGCCCTTGCTCTCGGCGGGCGCGAGGTCGCGCTCCGCGGACCGAAACTCGCGGCGGGCGCACTCCGACGGCGCGCGCTCGGCACCGCGCCGTGGCTCGTCTGCCGGGCCGCGATGCGGCTCCGCGTGACGCCGACCCGGGAGGCCGCGGCCGCCTTCGCCGCTCGTGACCCCGCGGGACCGCTCGACCGGGGGCTCGCGGCGTCCGTTCGGCGGGCACGGGGCACCGGGGACGCGGGCTTCGGCGACTTCCTCGACCGGTGGGGCGACCGCTTCCCGCCCCTGCGGCGGGGGCTTCGGCTCCTCGAAAGCGCCGCCGAGGCGCCGGCGGACGAGCGCGACCGGGGCATCGACCGCGCGCTCGACGCGGTGTTGGCCGGGGTACGCGAGCGGGCGGCGGGGGACGCGGCGGCGCTGCGCGGCCCGGTGACCGCGGTGTACGCGTTCGGCGTCCTCCTGCCGTTGGCGTTCGTCGCGGCCCTCCCCGCGACCCGTGTCGCCGGACTGCCGGTGTCGGTTCCGGTCGTCGTGGCCGTCTACGACCTCGCGCTCCCGCTGGGCCTGCTCGTCGCGTCGGCCTGGCTGGTGGCGAACCGTCCCGTCGCGTTCCCGGCGACGCCGGTCCCGCGCGACCACCCGGACGTGCCCGACGCCCCGTGGGGGGCCCTCGCCGCGGGCGTCGCGGTCGCGGCCTGCGCGTGGGTCGTCGCCCCGCGACTGCTCCCGGCGTGGACGCCGCCGGTGGCCGCGGCCGGGTTCGGCGTCGGCACCGCGCTCGTGTTCCGGTTCCGTCCGTACCGCGAGGTACGCGCAGAGGTGCGCGCCGTCGAGGAGGGACTGCCGGACGCGCTGTACGCCGTCGGCCGCCGGGTCGCGGACGGCGACCCGGTCGAGACGGCGCTCGTCGCCGCGGGCGCGGAGTCGGACACGCCCGCCGCGGCCCTGCTCGCGGAGGCGGCCGACCGCGGTTCGGCACTCGGTGTCGGCGTTCGCGACTCGCTGCTCGGCGAACACGGGGCCGTCGGCGACCTCCCGAGCCGCCGGGTCGCGGACGCGGCGCGCCTGTTCGCCGACGCGGCGCGTGAGGGCCGGCCGGCGGGCCCCGCACTCGTCGCCGCGGGCGAACACCTCGCCGACCTCGCGCGCGTCGAGCGGGAGGCCCGCCGCTCGGTGCGCCACGCGACGGGGACGATAGGCAACACCGCGGCCGTGTTCGGTCCGCTCGTCGGCGGCGTCACCGTCGCGCTGGCCGGTCGAGTCGGCGGAAGCGAGTTCGGCGAGGCGCTCCCACAGGGCCCGCTCGCGGTCGCGGTCGGCGGCTACGTCCTCCTCCTCGCCGTCCTGCTCACGGCGCTCGCGACCGGCCTGGAGCGCGGCTTCGACCGCGCGCTCGTCGGCTACCGGGTCGGACTGGCGCTGCTCGCGGCGACGGCGACCTACCTCGCGGCCGTCGTCGCCGGGGGGCTGGTCGCCTGA